The following coding sequences lie in one Bacteroidales bacterium genomic window:
- the cobT gene encoding nicotinate-nucleotide--dimethylbenzimidazole phosphoribosyltransferase, whose translation MDIAKELQHKIDFKTKPLGSLGKLEQIALKIGKIQNTLSPELKNPTHLVFAGDHGLADEGVSPYPKEVTYQMVMNFLAGGAAINVFCRQNGINLKVVDAGVDYEFPLSSNLIHAKIANGTKSILREPAMSLELCKKAIEKGKEIINKEFEAGCNIVSFGEMGIGNTSAASLLLHKYTGNSIEDCTGRGAGHDDEGMKKKISILKEASLKHNVTEPLEILATYGGFEIAMMCGAMLQAKKNGMVILVDGFITTSALLSAYHFNKSIIDNCIFCHVSQEKGHKIMLDYLGVDALVDLNMRLGEGTGAVVTYPLIKSAVLFLNEMASFESAGVSNKE comes from the coding sequence ATGGATATTGCAAAAGAATTACAACATAAAATCGATTTTAAAACAAAGCCTCTAGGCTCTTTAGGCAAATTGGAGCAAATTGCTCTGAAAATTGGAAAAATTCAGAATACTCTTTCGCCTGAACTAAAAAATCCAACCCATTTAGTCTTTGCGGGCGATCACGGTCTAGCCGATGAAGGCGTTAGTCCCTACCCTAAAGAAGTTACCTACCAAATGGTTATGAACTTCTTGGCAGGAGGTGCTGCAATTAACGTTTTTTGTCGTCAGAATGGCATAAATCTAAAAGTTGTAGATGCTGGTGTTGATTATGAATTTCCTTTGAGTAGCAATTTAATTCATGCAAAAATTGCCAATGGAACAAAAAGCATCTTGAGAGAACCTGCCATGTCACTTGAACTATGCAAGAAGGCAATCGAAAAAGGGAAAGAAATCATCAACAAAGAGTTCGAGGCTGGTTGTAATATTGTAAGTTTTGGAGAAATGGGTATTGGTAACACCTCGGCAGCATCATTACTATTACACAAATACACAGGTAATTCTATTGAGGATTGCACTGGAAGAGGTGCAGGACATGATGATGAAGGGATGAAGAAGAAAATATCCATTCTTAAAGAGGCATCACTAAAACACAATGTAACCGAACCCCTCGAAATCCTTGCAACGTATGGAGGTTTTGAGATTGCTATGATGTGCGGAGCCATGCTTCAGGCAAAGAAAAACGGAATGGTCATTTTGGTTGATGGATTTATAACAACCTCTGCCCTACTATCCGCATATCATTTTAACAAGTCAATTATAGATAATTGTATTTTCTGCCACGTCTCGCAGGAAAAAGGTCATAAAATTATGCTCGATTATTTAGGTGTAGACGCATTAGTTGACCTAAATATGAGGCTTGGCGAAGGAACTGGTGCCGTTGTTACCTACCCGCTCATTAAATCAGCTGTTCTATTTTTAAATGAAATGGCTAGCTTTGAAAGCGCTGGGGTATCAAATAAAGAATAA
- a CDS encoding adenosylcobinamide-GDP ribazoletransferase encodes MKKELRIFFTAIMFYTRIPVPKSTGYSSENLNKATRYFPLVGIIVGGAGALVFYATSMLFSIYPSVLFSILSMILITGAFHEDALSDFCDGFGGGYSKEKILEIMKDSRIGTYGAIGIILLILIKIFLLAEIDPLKIPIILIAAHALSRINPVILMFSSQYVREDNTSKSKPVGETKSNTTLVIAIVLGLLPLILIPYQTIPFLLAAMLLIFLYFRYYIHKKLGGYTGDVLGALQQLSEVGFYITFIIVDKLL; translated from the coding sequence TTGAAGAAAGAACTACGAATATTCTTTACTGCCATTATGTTCTACACCCGAATACCAGTGCCTAAGAGTACTGGGTATTCGAGTGAGAATTTAAATAAAGCCACAAGATATTTCCCTTTGGTAGGAATCATTGTAGGTGGTGCCGGAGCTTTGGTGTTCTATGCTACGAGCATGCTATTCTCAATTTATCCTTCAGTCCTATTCTCTATTCTATCGATGATTCTGATAACTGGAGCCTTTCATGAGGATGCTCTATCGGACTTTTGCGATGGATTTGGTGGTGGATATTCGAAAGAGAAAATTCTTGAAATAATGAAGGATAGCCGAATTGGCACTTACGGTGCAATTGGGATTATCCTATTAATTCTAATAAAGATATTTTTACTGGCAGAAATAGATCCTTTAAAAATCCCTATCATACTTATTGCTGCGCACGCTTTGAGTCGTATAAATCCAGTAATATTGATGTTTTCATCGCAATATGTAAGAGAAGATAATACAAGCAAATCAAAACCTGTTGGCGAAACCAAATCGAATACCACTTTAGTAATTGCCATTGTTTTAGGCTTACTGCCTTTGATTCTGATTCCATACCAAACTATACCTTTTCTGCTAGCAGCAATGCTGCTAATTTTTCTCTACTTCAGATACTATATCCACAAAAAATTAGGAGGTTATACCGGTGATGTTCTTGGAGCATTGCAACAACTCTCAGAGGTTGGATTCTACATTACTTTTATTATTGTCGATAAACTCCTATGA
- the cobC gene encoding alpha-ribazole phosphatase, whose protein sequence is MKLYLVRHTKVNLPSGVCYGQSDVGLADSFEDEKNTIIHKLKGLKFDRVYSSPLKRCVLLADSLSNNQLEIRYDKRLMELNFGDWEYKTWDEIEKTDYAKKWFEDFTNVTCPGGESYQDLLGRAKNFLDDLKKDKTVNNSLIICHSGTIRAFYSIINNLEPKESFKLQLDFGQILEIELNQEK, encoded by the coding sequence ATGAAACTATACCTAGTCCGACATACAAAAGTTAACCTCCCATCAGGAGTTTGCTACGGGCAATCAGATGTTGGACTTGCTGATAGTTTCGAAGATGAAAAAAACACAATAATTCATAAACTTAAAGGATTAAAGTTTGATAGAGTATACTCCAGCCCATTGAAACGTTGCGTATTACTTGCAGATTCCTTATCAAATAATCAATTAGAAATACGTTACGATAAACGATTAATGGAACTGAATTTTGGTGATTGGGAGTATAAAACTTGGGATGAAATCGAAAAAACCGATTATGCGAAAAAATGGTTTGAAGATTTCACAAACGTTACATGTCCAGGAGGCGAATCATACCAAGATTTACTTGGTAGAGCAAAGAATTTTTTAGATGATTTGAAAAAAGATAAGACTGTAAATAATTCATTAATTATTTGTCATTCAGGGACAATTAGGGCATTTTACTCAATAATAAATAATTTAGAGCCTAAAGAATCATTCAAACTTCAACTCGATTTTGGACAAATTCTCGAGATTGAGCTAAACCAAGAAAAATGA